Proteins from a genomic interval of Cupriavidus sp. WKF15:
- a CDS encoding formate/nitrite transporter family protein, with product MAYLAPTEFVTKMVDAGESKLLMSSRDTLIRAYMAGAILALAAAFAVTITVNTGNALVGALLFPVGFCMLYLLGFDLLTGVFTLAPLAVLDRRPGATWQGVMRNWGLVFCGNFAGAFTVAVFMAIIFTFGFSEAPNAIGQKIGHIGEGRTIGYAAHGAAGMLTLFIRAVMCNWMVSTGVVAAMMSTSVSGKVIGMWMPILVFFYMGFEHSIVNMFLFPSGLMLGGNFTIMDYLIWNEIPTVLGNLVGGLTFVGATLYSTHYKTAAKRVLG from the coding sequence ATGGCCTATCTCGCCCCCACCGAATTCGTGACCAAGATGGTCGACGCCGGAGAATCCAAACTGTTGATGTCATCGCGCGACACGCTGATCCGGGCCTATATGGCTGGCGCCATCCTTGCGCTGGCTGCCGCATTCGCAGTCACGATTACCGTCAATACCGGCAATGCCCTGGTTGGCGCCCTGCTCTTCCCCGTGGGCTTTTGTATGCTCTACCTGCTCGGCTTTGATCTGTTGACCGGCGTATTCACGCTGGCACCGCTGGCTGTCCTGGATCGGCGCCCGGGTGCTACCTGGCAGGGCGTGATGAGGAACTGGGGCCTTGTGTTCTGCGGCAACTTCGCCGGCGCTTTCACCGTGGCTGTATTCATGGCCATCATCTTTACCTTCGGCTTTTCCGAGGCACCCAACGCGATCGGGCAGAAGATTGGTCACATCGGCGAAGGCCGCACCATTGGCTATGCCGCACACGGTGCCGCTGGCATGCTGACTCTCTTTATCCGGGCTGTGATGTGCAACTGGATGGTCTCGACGGGCGTGGTGGCTGCAATGATGTCGACCTCGGTATCGGGAAAGGTGATCGGCATGTGGATGCCCATCCTCGTGTTCTTCTACATGGGGTTCGAACACTCCATCGTCAACATGTTTCTGTTCCCGTCTGGACTCATGCTGGGCGGCAACTTCACCATCATGGACTATCTGATCTGGAACGAGATTCCGACTGTCCTGGGCAACCTTGTAGGCGGCTTGACGTTCGTCGGCGCCACGCTATACAGCACGCACTACAAGACGGCGGCAAAACGCGTTCTCGGCTGA
- a CDS encoding protein kinase — MTQPAGYQRVTKGIALALADGISTSAVSQVASAAAVRTFLEDYYCTSEAWTVRRSAQRVLAAINSWLHAQTRRSDARFDSDRGYVCTFSALIFKAREAHLVHVGDTRVYRLHRHTLEQLTNDHRICVSASEAYLGRALGTGPSVEIDYRAWDLEAGEVYLLATDGAYEHLDAADVHRALAASAGDLQRAAQALAAVAIERGSQDNVTVQIARVDALPELDAASARMQAERLALPPPLAPRMKFEGYTIVRQLHASARSHVHLAVDDDSGQFVALKIPAVDRYEDAAHLDGFLLEEWVARRVDNQHVVRPHIADRQRKHLYVAMEYVDGQTLGQWMIDHPSPDLDAVRAIVAQLAVGLQAFHRREMLHQDLRPENAMIDRSGTVRIMDFGTVHVAGLAEGTRNPRPDKPVGTLQYAAPEYLIGDGGTVASDLFSLATLTYQMLTGKLPYGLQVTQVRDRSNFRRLRYLSLRELRPDLPVWVDEAVRKALHPNPLKRHETMSEFIQALHIPAQPLWQRATPPLMERNPLRFWQALTFVLGLSVVVLLGLLITGR; from the coding sequence GTGACACAACCGGCCGGCTACCAGCGCGTCACGAAGGGAATCGCGCTGGCACTGGCGGACGGCATCAGTACAAGCGCGGTGAGCCAGGTGGCTAGCGCCGCGGCCGTGCGAACCTTTCTTGAGGATTACTATTGCACATCCGAAGCCTGGACAGTGCGGCGATCAGCACAGCGCGTGCTGGCAGCCATCAACTCGTGGCTGCACGCGCAGACCCGGCGCAGCGATGCCCGCTTCGACAGCGACCGGGGCTACGTATGCACCTTCAGCGCGCTCATTTTCAAGGCGCGGGAGGCTCACCTGGTGCACGTTGGCGATACCCGCGTCTACCGGTTGCACCGCCATACGCTGGAGCAGCTGACCAACGATCATCGGATATGCGTTTCAGCGTCGGAAGCTTACTTGGGTCGTGCCCTGGGGACGGGTCCGTCCGTTGAGATTGACTATCGCGCCTGGGACTTGGAAGCCGGCGAAGTCTATCTGCTTGCCACCGACGGCGCCTACGAGCATCTGGACGCCGCGGATGTCCACCGGGCGCTGGCCGCCAGTGCCGGCGATCTGCAGCGCGCCGCGCAAGCCCTGGCCGCGGTTGCGATCGAAAGAGGCAGCCAGGACAACGTGACGGTGCAAATCGCGCGCGTCGATGCCTTGCCGGAACTCGATGCGGCGAGCGCGCGCATGCAAGCCGAACGCCTCGCCCTGCCGCCGCCTCTTGCGCCCCGCATGAAGTTCGAGGGCTACACGATCGTTCGGCAGCTTCATGCCAGTGCCCGCAGCCATGTGCATCTGGCAGTGGACGATGATAGCGGCCAGTTTGTCGCATTGAAGATCCCAGCCGTGGACCGATACGAAGATGCGGCGCATCTCGACGGGTTCCTGCTAGAGGAATGGGTGGCCAGACGCGTTGACAACCAGCACGTGGTCAGGCCACACATTGCAGACCGGCAGCGCAAGCACCTGTACGTGGCGATGGAGTATGTCGACGGCCAGACCCTGGGGCAATGGATGATCGATCATCCATCACCGGACCTGGACGCGGTACGCGCGATCGTCGCCCAGTTGGCAGTCGGGTTGCAGGCCTTTCATCGACGCGAGATGCTGCATCAGGACCTGCGTCCGGAGAATGCCATGATCGATCGGTCCGGCACGGTCAGGATCATGGATTTTGGGACTGTACACGTGGCAGGGCTGGCCGAAGGCACGCGGAATCCACGCCCCGATAAACCAGTCGGCACACTGCAGTACGCCGCTCCTGAATACTTGATTGGAGACGGTGGCACTGTGGCATCCGATCTGTTCTCGCTGGCGACACTGACCTATCAGATGCTGACCGGAAAACTGCCGTATGGATTGCAGGTGACGCAGGTGCGCGATCGCTCGAACTTTCGGCGCTTGCGCTACCTTTCGCTGCGCGAGCTACGCCCCGATCTGCCAGTGTGGGTCGATGAAGCTGTGCGAAAGGCACTGCATCCCAATCCACTGAAACGGCATGAAACGATGTCCGAGTTTATTCAGGCATTGCACATCCCTGCCCAGCCACTCTGGCAGCGCGCGACTCCACCACTGATGGAGAGAAATCCATTGCGCTTCTGGC